In Zingiber officinale cultivar Zhangliang chromosome 1A, Zo_v1.1, whole genome shotgun sequence, the DNA window ttcttcTCAATTAATTGTTGAATGTTTGTTTTCTCTTGGCTAGAGCTTGTAATGTAGCTCTGAGCCCCATTGTTTACTTTGCTCTATTGTGATCTTGATCGCAAATTAAACTTTTAGGCCCTATGGATAAACTAACCTAATAAAATGCAATGTGTATAGCCAGACTACATCCATCTCAGGTGGACTCAACTAGCATAGTTTCGCTCAACCTAAGTATAAACTCATTCATCTCTGATCTACCTTATAGTCTGACTAAATCCATCTTGAACAAACTCAAATGACCTCCCATCCTATAAAATATATTGACCAATTTTGATACTTTTATAACTATCTAGATAACTTAATTAACTAAAACACTTTGATAGTTTGATGTAGAGACAGATCCATAAATTAAAGCCGGAGGGACTTGAACTTAATGAGGTGGGTTAGGCTTTAAGTGTGGAAGGAGTGTCGCTAAGTAAAAAATTTACATAGGCAATAAAAAAAGATCTGTCTTGTCCCTACTTTGATGGTCAATAGTTATTCAATGTAATCATCTAAAGTGATTCTATAATGCTTCAACGAGTCTATCTATAGTTTTAAATGACCGGTTTGGGTAGTTTATAATCATTAAAACATTTTAGCAAAAATTGGAAATGATCCAATTTGATCATCTTATatgattaaattttatatatatatatatatattcctcaTAAGTGTTTTTCCCAAACACTTTGTTGGCAAAAATGGCAAGTGTTTTGACAAAAACAATTTCGTGGATAAAAATAATGTAACATGGAAATATAAAATCCTCTCATTGAGTGTTGGATCTTTCCACCAATCTAACTACATCCTCAATGTTAAATTTAGACATTTTATAGCTCTTAAAGTAATAAGTGGAACGGTAATTCTCACTCTTCATATTGTAAAAGAAAAATCTCGAATTAATGAAATGTCATACATTAAACCCAACCCCAGCCACAGTCCAAGGTCTTAGCCCACAGATTACGGCCCACCATGCTCACGGCCGACGGCCCAACTGGTCAATAATTCGCGAGAGAGAGGACCCCAAAACTGCGATCACCCTCGCCCCCTCCTGCCCTTCGCTTCGCCTCCGCGGTGGCGATGGGCCCGATGGCCAAGGCTGGCGGCGCCCCCCCTGCGATCCGTCTCCTTTCCATCCCCAAGGAGGGGGAGCGCGTGCTTGCGCCCACCCGGAGGCCTGACGGCATCCTCAGAAAGCCCATTCGCATCCGCGCCGGATACGTCCCTCAGGATGAGGTTGCCATCTACCAGTCCAAGGGCGCCCTTGTGAGTCTCCTTCCTCAACTCTCCTCTTTGATTTGATAAAGGATGGATATTGTTCTGGTCATTGGGCTAAATGTGTCTCCTTCTTGTCACCCGTCATGGGGCGCAATGTCCACGGATACAGTTAAGTAAATCGAGCGAGGCCACAGTACCTCCAGGGTACGATCCGGATCTGGCTGAGAAGACAAAGACCAAATCGGCAAGGAGGAACgagagaaagaaggaaaagaGGCATCAGGTTTCCTATCTTTTACACCTATCTCTTTGTTGTTGTCGCCTGTTTGCGCAAATTGATATGTCCACTAGTCAATTAAATAAGCTTTACAACTAGGTTGAGTGGACATTGAGGTTTTTGGAGGAGTATAAGGAAGCAATCAGGAATATACACACAAAGACGTGGCTTCCTTTGTTATACTCTTTTAATCTACTAGTTGCACCAACATGTAATTACAAATACAATTTTTGTTTGTAACAACTGATGTATCTTTTCATCAACTCAACATAGCTACTAGTTTGCTGGATAGAATTTCACAAATAAGTCAGAATTACTAGGTAGACGAGCTTGATACACATTAGCAGTTATAAATAGACATGTACCAGTTCATGTTAACATAATTCATAATTGTTATAAGTAAATTGTCGCCAAAGTGAATCCCATATTCCTGGTTCTTTATTTGGTTTTCCAAGTGAAGCCAGTGTTGTAAATGACGGTAGGTGGTGGTGGTGCGGACAGTGACCGTTTACCGTCTTTGCTACCTAGGCAGTGCCTAAGCAGTGCCTAGACGGTTGACTTTTTTACTACTTTTATACATAATCAAATAATATATTAACTAAatgatcaaaaaatttaaaaaaatactataaaatatattaactaaaaataaaaaaattaaatctaaatattttttaaaaataaataataacaatttaatatatatatatatatatatatatatatatatatatatatatatatatatatatatatatatatatataaatataattaatagGTTAATTTTATTgggttttaattaagattatttaaattatcccaattgatgcggtgatgatgagggcCCCGCCCCGCAGAGGATAGCtatcacggtggaggtcaaaatcaaggcgGTCAATACACAGATAGCATCGGTAGGTCGGGCGAGCATGGCCCGACCGAGGGGAGAAGGTCCCGATCCGATCCTGCCTTCGACACGAGGAGGTCAAATGATCGACGCTCAATGGGGTATTGGATGCCGAACGGAGGAGGAGATGATGTGTAGAAGTcgtgccgagcggctaccccactcggcTAGGTAGCAGAACTCGACATTTGGCAGAGCAGAACTTCGACCGAGCGGACGAGACACAGGAACAGCGGAGTTACGACCGAGCGGACGTAATACAAGTACAGCAcagttccggccgagcggacgtgACACAAGTACAATGCAGTTCCAGCCGAGCGGATGAGACACAGGAATAGCGAAGCTCCGGTCGAGCAACCAACCCGCTCGGTCTAACAGTACACTCtgatatccatcgacatccttttgggagttggtgctgTCGACACCGGGCATGGATAGCCAGAAGattgtacggcggaagcttccactgtcacttcagagatatgctcggcccgttaaggtactgtgtcaggtacactttactgacaagtctttttagGGAAAACTTTGGGAAGCGTACTCGCCTTAAGGAACGTGCACGCACGCTACAAGAGCTATATATAAAGGGGGTACCAGGATCAGCGGAGGTACGCAATACGCAATAGACACTTCTCGCTACTGTTCATTTTGCTCCGCCTTCTGCTTCATcgccggtgattgacttgagcgtccgagggccaacgtcggggagctcttccctagctcggcactaACGTAATgttgcaggtccgagcggagtctATAGGCAGTCAGCGAGAGCGCTACATCCCtagctttccatctcatcgactttcggacaggatcaccaatcatgattaaaattattaattaaggtttcgattaaatcctaagttaaaaaaaaacctaTTCTATTCAGCGATCGGCTTATGCGTTTTGGCGTCGAATGCATCGCTTGAGCCCGACGACAAGTCCGGGCCCGTCGTTTGGCCCGACAACGAGTCTCGAGTCCGAATCGGAAACACTTTACCGTCACCTAAACACAAGATGGTTCGGTTCAAGGTGGTGTGGTTGAGGTCTACCTGCCGCGCTTAAGTGATCACCTCAACTGTCATTTAGAACACTGAGTGAAGCTATTAAAGTTCTGTAGTCTTTAATTAGCTAAAGGAGCTACAAAGATTGCATATTGGACAAAAAGAAAACAGCCTGAGGCTTTCAAGAAAAAAAGAGGAGTTAGAGGCTCTCATTTTGTGAACTATTTTACACATGTTACTCCAGTTTCATGCTGAAATGCTCTGTAGCAAAAGGAACTATAAAAGATTTGTATATTGAACAAAAAAAGTTTTCCCGAGGCTTTTCAAGAAAAGAGGAAATAGAGGGTCTCATTGTATGGACAACTATTTTACACATTACTCAAGTGTCTACCTAACTTGTCTTTCAATCTTTTGAAATTATTTCACCTAAAATTTATGTTGAATCAATATCTTTTACTTCACAAAGTTCTAtatatgtttgttttattttttgaaattttttatattcTCGTTATGTCTTCTCTAATCCCTAGTAGAAGATAGGACTTACTTGTCAATACTCTTTTGTAAATTGTCTGATTAAT includes these proteins:
- the LOC122029625 gene encoding partner of Y14 and mago-like isoform X3; amino-acid sequence: MGPMAKAGGAPPAIRLLSIPKEGERVLAPTRRPDGILRKPIRIRAGYVPQDEVAIYQSKGALLSKSSEATVPPGYDPDLAEKTKTKSARRNERKKEKRHQAALEKEKNMVSEGAEVQYQRCQTLLQNQWKSQKPSLLARILIRKFQHLKKRNKCLLRNLNQYLLKCLTIFTCILLAEAKLVGDQQGMKPKQTEKMRTVRE
- the LOC122029625 gene encoding partner of Y14 and mago-like isoform X6 produces the protein MGPMAKAGGAPPAIRLLSIPKEGERVLAPTRRPDGILRKPIRIRAGYVPQDEVAIYQSKGALLSKSSEATVPPGYDPDLAEKTKTKSARRNERKKEKRHQAALEKEKNMVSEGAEVQYQRCQTLLQNQWKSQKPSLLARILIRKFQHLKKRIDVHVAIHSETSAS
- the LOC122029625 gene encoding partner of Y14 and mago-like isoform X7, producing MGPMAKAGGAPPAIRLLSIPKEGERVLAPTRRPDGILRKPIRIRAGYVPQDEVAIYQSKGALLSKSSEATVPPGYDPDLAEKTKTKSARRNERKKEKRHQAALEKEKNMVSEGAEVQYQRCQTLLQNQWKSQKPSLLARILIRKFQHLKKSRS
- the LOC122029625 gene encoding partner of Y14 and mago-like isoform X8, whose protein sequence is MGPMAKAGGAPPAIRLLSIPKEGERVLAPTRRPDGILRKPIRIRAGYVPQDEVAIYQSKGALLSKSSEATVPPGYDPDLAEKTKTKSARRNERKKEKRHQAALEKEKNMVSEGAEVQYQRCQTLLQNQWKSQKPSLLARILIRKFQHLKKRS
- the LOC122029625 gene encoding partner of Y14 and mago-like isoform X4; its protein translation is MGPMAKAGGAPPAIRLLSIPKEGERVLAPTRRPDGILRKPIRIRAGYVPQDEVAIYQSKGALLSKSSEATVPPGYDPDLAEKTKTKSARRNERKKEKRHQAALEKEKNMVSEGAEVVRTAKFVSADGTSQIEEFEAVTEHISRITLLAMPAIPEVSNSSAEPMEVSKTKSSGQDFDKKIPALKKKQKLS
- the LOC122029625 gene encoding partner of Y14 and mago-like isoform X5 yields the protein MGPMAKAGGAPPAIRLLSIPKEGERVLAPTRRPDGILRKPIRIRAGYVPQDEVAIYQSKGALLSKSSEATVPPGYDPDLAEKTKTKSARRNERKKEKRHQAALEKEKNMVSEGAEVVRTAKFVSADGTSQIEEFEAVTEHISRITLLAMPAIPEVSNSSAEPMEVSKTKSSGQDFDKKIPALKKKKLS